The Dermacentor silvarum isolate Dsil-2018 chromosome 3, BIME_Dsil_1.4, whole genome shotgun sequence region CGCTGACGAATGACGTGATATTTTCCGTCGAGACGCCATTTTACAGCAAAACACGATAGTGTAGTTTGCGTGGCCGTTCTTTGCGAATCAATTCTCTGGGAACGTATACATAGTGCGACTTTTAGCACtatgcttgtaaaaaaaaaataaaaaaaatctccCACTCGTCGTAAAAAGTGTTGGCAAAACGTTGTAACAAAAGCACGCAGACATTTTTCCCCGATATGATGTATTTGCAAATAAAAGGTTATTAACGGGAATGATCGCAGCAGAATGAAGAAAGATACTTCGAGTATGGCGAAGCGAATGCAACGTGCGTACAATACAAaataatacaaagaaaaaaatgtgccaAGGCTCGGCCGGAACTATCGGCGGCATCCGTGTGCGGTTTTCTATACAGCAAGCGCACGCGCATGTATGCCGCGTAGCGCCAGCTACTCGAAACGGCGCTCTTTCCTCCAGGCGCACCTGCGCACACACACTGCGAGAACAGCGCCACAGTTTGGAAGAAATGATAAAACAAAGTACAAGGTTCGCCGCCGCGGGCCATCGCGTTGGGTGGTCAGTCGTCAGGCGACCCCGTACCACCACCTGTGGACGGCCACCAAGGCTGCGGCGAGCGCAGGAGCGACCGCTACGGCGACCGCAGCGGGAGCCGAGTCGAGCGCTTCAGGAGGATGCCGTAAGACCGGTGGCGCGGACGTCGTGATCGGCGGCCTGTCCGCGCCCGGCTTGTCCCCCTGCAGCACGCAGAGCCCCGCGGACGAGTCGCACGCCGTGTCCTCCGGACAGAGCGAGCAGGGTGGGCCGGCCTGGTAGAGCGGCTCGCCGACCTCGCCACCCTGGGGTCCGTAGTTGCAGACGTAGAGGAACACCTTGCTCTCGGGCGCCAGAGCCGGGACCTCGTTGCGCGTGTAGCTGCACCCGATGGCGTAGGTGCGCGCCCAGGCTATCTGGGTGAAGGCATCGGTGCCTCGCGCCCAGTCGTGACTACCAACTTGGTTTACCGGGTAGTTGGTGTTCTGGTCGAACCAGTCCCGCACCACGTGTTCCCACGTAACGGCCGGTGTCGCCTGGTTACTGCGCTGGGTCAGCACGTTCTGGCCCACCAGGGGGAAGTCGGCCGTCCACCGCTGCTCGTAGTAGTCGGTGAACATCACCCCTGCGCTGCCGACGCAGCGGCGTCCACGCGCCTCGGCCACTTCGGCCAGGGTGTCGTCCCAGCGCAGCTGGAGCATGTTGGCGGCCGGCGGGAAGTTGGCCAGCTGTCCCAGCGCGATATGGCTGCGGTAGTGGTTGTGCACCCACAGGATGGTCACGTTCGAAAGCGCCGTCTCGCTGTAGTACGTGGTGCAGTTCTGGTACGGCTCCATGCACATGGTGTGCGTGGCGTTGTACGGAGGCGTGCAGTTCTTCGTACCCAGGACGACGGCGAGCAGCGAGAACCAGAGCCAGACAAGCGCCGGCGTAGCGCGTTCCATCTTCGTTCTCCTATAGCGCGTGCTGCTGGCTTGCGCTGGCACGAGAATGCGTGGCGCGAGCCCACTGATAAATGATGAGAATACCGACACCTaggacacgcaaaaaaaaaaagaaaaataattctgGGGTCTTAGACGCCAATACCAACGTCTGATTATGAAGTGCACCGTAGTGGGGAGGGGTGGGGGCTCCGGATatattttgaccacttggggttctttaacgtgcgccccaCGTTAATGCATGCATGTAACCCAAAACAACCGCACAGGCCAAGTGATGATTTCGCTGTGTGCTGGTGGAAGAAGACAACAAGGTGCAGGTCTATCGGAAAGGAGGAAACAGGTACCTTCACTCTTGTACATTTGCAACTGCTCCCTCACATGGACACTATTTACCTCAAGTTTTCtccctcgcctcccccccccccccccctttcttaagctccggcttcttggccaatcgcccGTAGAGGGCACGCGCCATATATATATGAAGAAAGCAGCTCATCAAGGTACCTTCGACCGTCCGTCtcacgtttattattattatgatttaTTTGTAAACGTATACACAGGAAaaagaaagcgaggagcaaggctggcaactgccaccagaaggggcataACGCCTGCcaactcttcagaaaggaggatacaaacatagaaatgaaagataggaaggaggggaggaaagaggaaagaaagagcgagatgacaaatctcaaagaaaaaaagtacaacatgcagtagggcccgtccctgcaggtcacgctactaaagaatgtaaaataaaacaaatagTTGCAGGGTTataaacgtgcccctaagttcgttgcttctagaaaagtaagaagagcgcgatgagcttgatcacgtcgagacgcaccaccactggggtataaacattcgtctagtgtcgtacGTCAAACGTAGTATTTGTGGCGCGCGGAAACGAGCTTAAAAGAATATTGTAAAATGTTTATTCAAGTGTTCTCGCAGCTTaacttttgtttattttctttacGTGGCACCTACATTCACTTTTTTTTATGACATTACACTGGACGCTCAGCGGCATTCTTTGTTGCCATCGACGCACATCAAAGGACGCCAATCTCCGAGGCCGTGTAAATGAAGGTGTTGGTGGGTCGAATATGAATAACAGTGCACTAGATGCATCCTcataaatttaaattaaattaaggGGTTTATACGTGctaaaacaacgatctgattatgagccacactgttgtgggcgactccggaataatttagagcacctggagctctttaacgtgcgcctaaatccaagtgcacggttgttatcgcatttcgcccccatcgaaacgcggccgtcttggccgggatttgataccgcgaccgcgtgctcgacagcccaacactatagccgctAAGCGACCACGGCGAGTGAGATGCATCCTCGCAAGTGTTTTATTTTGGTTGTAATTCCGGGCAACCGCGGAGGCACTGTTAAATGACGTGATTGGGATGATCCAGAAAATGATATCGCATAGCGTTCGATTACGTGAGCCAAGGAGACGGAGAGATTTACTCCAACAAAATAATGACGTGTGGTTAACTTACCAGCCGAGGCAAGTATGCGAGAAATCGTGAgcttcacttttctttttttaaacattttacTTGAATGGTTCAAGTGGCTACCAGAAACTTGGCTATAGACTAAGATCTCCAGGtgggggtgatgatgatgacgacgatgacgacgacgatgatgatgcagTCACTGCCCTGCACTGTAAAAAAATGGTGCAGTAAATGACGGGAAAGATCTTCACACCTTTACTTCCAAGCATTAAACCATCAAAATGGCGGCAGGCCATCTTTttgttaagcctgtttcacatgcaagcgattgAGCGAATGGAGCGAACAGCGGCGTGGCGTTGCGAAGCTTTTCGCGAGGTTTCGTTTCACATGCATTGCCGCCGCGCATTTTCCACCACTGCGAATATCGTGCTACGCGCAGGCTTTCCCGCACTAATCCTCCACGGGTCACGTGACGAGGTGGGCCGTCATTGGTTCGGAAGCGGTGCTGCCACGCTGCCGCCCCTGCCGCCGCGATGAAATTCTAACTTGCTTGAACTTCGCCGCTCCTGCCGCTAGTGCCGCCGCTCGAAACAGGTTTCTGCGCCGCGGCGGCAGAAATCGCGAGCgttttcgcttgcatgtgaaacaggctcaAGGCGCACACCAGGACGCACTGCGCACGACAGCCGACTGAATCCCATTATCACGAGCAGTTTCACTTtcattaagcatgaaatgcttttagctcccgttggtGGCGACCGTCAAGTGTTGACCCGATATCAATGACCTCAATATCATTGAAGCTGTAGCTTCTAGTACGCTGATGTTTCATTTGTCATTTCCCacagcgacgttcaaaaggctgatacagggcaccatacacttcattgtcatcttttggccctgagacagggttgcctgcgttcttttcaacgccagccgtccgcgagttccgcggcgcgggttctGCGCctcctccttcgagagatggcacCACGCTGCATGTCCAGATCGGCATAAACCTTTAGgacggcagcgtccggcgcgccgcggatggttgtgtggTGTGGTGAGTTACGGTGGGGTGTGACCTTGCGGACATGCagtacacccattttaagattgtggctataGTATCATCTCCAAGCAATCTGCCTTGCCggcagccatttcatgcttattATTACTTTCAATTGCGGGAGagtcagcagtttttttttttcatgtggtaTGTTCGACTCTCTCCTTATCTCCTTGTTCAAAGTGTTATAAACGTATGGTCGGAATGACGCCGATGACTTGTCAAATACAAT contains the following coding sequences:
- the LOC119444969 gene encoding CRISP/Allergen/PR-1, with the translated sequence MERATPALVWLWFSLLAVVLGTKNCTPPYNATHTMCMEPYQNCTTYYSETALSNVTILWVHNHYRSHIALGQLANFPPAANMLQLRWDDTLAEVAEARGRRCVGSAGVMFTDYYEQRWTADFPLVGQNVLTQRSNQATPAVTWEHVVRDWFDQNTNYPVNQVGSHDWARGTDAFTQIAWARTYAIGCSYTRNEVPALAPESKVFLYVCNYGPQGGEVGEPLYQAGPPCSLCPEDTACDSSAGLCVLQGDKPGADRPPITTSAPPVLRHPPEALDSAPAAVAVAVAPALAAALVAVHRWWYGVA